In Colletotrichum higginsianum IMI 349063 chromosome 1, whole genome shotgun sequence, one genomic interval encodes:
- a CDS encoding Protein kinase domain-containing protein has product MTAMQIHLPFNDQSGECLGIGPSQGLVYAIDSEIVIKMPFQYAVVEDPDEHHLLELSLRSFISLEKELAVYATLKAHPHPNFVRRLETGQSDCLFLERLEPLERAWPRSTEPERRRWALELLDAVSWLEAHGWADGDLAVRNLGVDGSNRLKLFDFGSAVHSSHPDYAIDVVRDHFELATCLHYILSGIDPLKNLRSYAEVKEVRAQLAGGHGVIGPGAEVLADIIHDGWTGRSSSTSFGQIYRRVSCLFRSIAGAATLPERPESHYQRLESRCRDWLGRASRNARFQEIEGYVRDCKAVGLDADLDVWR; this is encoded by the coding sequence ATGACAGCCATGCAGATCCATTTGCCTTTCAACGACCAGTCTGGGGAATGCCTCGGTATTGGACCATCCCAAGGCCTTGTCTACGCCATTGACAGCGAAATCGTCATCAAGATGCCATTCCAgtacgccgtcgtcgaggatcCAGATGAACATCACCTCCTTGAACTCTCGCTCAGAAGCTTCATCTCCCTAGAAAAGGAGCTGGCCGTCTATGCCACGCTCAAAGCGCATCCTCATCCCAACTTTGTCCGGCGTCTGGAAACGGGCCAGAGTGATTGCCTTTTCCTCGAACGGCTCGAGCCGCTGGAACGAGCCTGGCCCCGTTCGACCGAGCcagaacggcggcggtgggcCCTGGAACTGCTCGACGCAGTGAGCTGGCTAGAGGCCCACGGCTGGGCGGATGGCGATCTCGCCGTGCGGaacctcggcgtcgatggcaGCAACCGCTTGAAGTTGTTCGACTTTGGATCGGCGGTTCACAGCTCCCACCCGGATTACGCGATCGACGTCGTCAGGGATCACTTCGAGCTGGCAACTTGCCTACATTACATTCTTTCCGGGATCGACCCGCTCAAGAATCTGCGTTCTTACGCGGAGGTGAAGGAGGTTCGGGCACAATTGGCTGGTGGCCACGGGGTCATCGGACCGGGCGCCGAAGTGCTGGCCGACATTATTCACGACGGCTGGACCGGGCGGAGCTCCTCTACGTCCTTCGGCCAGATTTATAGGCGAGTCTCCTGCCTGTTTCGATCTATTGCGGGAGCTGCCACTCTACCAGAACGCCCAGAGAGCCATTATCAGCGCCTCGAGTCTCGCTGTAGAGACTGGCTTggcagggcgtcgaggaacGCGAGATTTCAAGAAATCGAGGGGTATGTCAGGGACTGCAAGGCGGTAGGACTTGATGCAGACTTGGATGTTTGGCGCTGA